One region of Pseudomonas sp. B21-040 genomic DNA includes:
- the lpxC gene encoding UDP-3-O-acyl-N-acetylglucosamine deacetylase gives MIKQRTLKNIIRATGVGLHSGEKVYLTLKPAPIDTGIVFCRADLDPVVQIPARAENVGETTMSTTLVNGDVKVDTVEHLLSAMAGLGIDNAYVELSASEVPIMDGSAGPFVFLIQSAGLEEQDAAKKFIRILREVTVEDGDKRATFVPFEGFKVSFEIDFDHPVFRDRTQSASVDFSSTSFVKEVSRARTFGFMSDIEYLRKHNLALGGSVENAIVVDADGVLNEDGLRYEDEFVKHKILDAIGDLYLLGNSLIGEFKGFKSGHALNNQLLRKLIEQTDAWEVVTFEDASTAPISYMRPVAAV, from the coding sequence ATGATTAAACAACGCACACTGAAAAATATTATCCGTGCCACAGGTGTAGGCCTGCACTCCGGGGAAAAGGTTTACCTGACCCTCAAGCCCGCGCCTATCGACACCGGCATTGTGTTTTGTCGTGCTGACCTCGATCCTGTGGTGCAGATTCCTGCTCGCGCAGAAAACGTTGGCGAAACCACTATGTCGACCACACTGGTTAACGGTGACGTCAAAGTGGACACGGTGGAGCACTTGCTCTCGGCCATGGCTGGCCTGGGCATCGATAACGCCTACGTCGAGCTCTCCGCGTCCGAAGTACCGATCATGGATGGTAGCGCCGGACCTTTCGTATTCCTGATTCAGTCGGCCGGCCTGGAAGAACAGGACGCAGCCAAGAAGTTCATCCGGATCCTGCGTGAAGTGACAGTGGAAGATGGCGACAAGCGCGCCACTTTCGTCCCTTTCGAAGGTTTCAAAGTGAGCTTCGAGATCGATTTCGATCACCCGGTTTTCCGTGACCGCACACAAAGTGCAAGCGTGGATTTTTCCAGCACTTCGTTCGTAAAAGAAGTCAGCCGCGCCCGTACCTTTGGTTTCATGAGTGACATCGAGTACCTGCGCAAGCACAACCTCGCACTCGGCGGCAGCGTTGAAAACGCTATTGTGGTCGACGCGGATGGTGTACTGAACGAAGACGGCCTTCGCTATGAAGACGAATTCGTGAAGCACAAGATCCTCGATGCAATTGGTGACCTCTACCTGCTGGGCAATAGCCTGATTGGTGAGTTCAAGGGCTTCAAGTCCGGACATGCATTGAACAACCAGCTGCTGCGCAAGTTGATTGAGCAGACAGATGCTTGGGAAGTCGTGACTTTCGAAGACGCCAGCACTGCACCGATCTCTTACATGCGTCCAGTCGCGGCCGTGTAA
- a CDS encoding sensor domain-containing diguanylate cyclase, translated as MVMLGSLLTVIAILSIVAFLLIREHANAQQSATRSATTIAQLIDADVLRTVELYDLTLQGLIAASQREDLKQVSPQIRHMVLFDRSTTARFKGDILLLDQHGEVIADSSLIEPKPGNFADRDYFLAHAFNRDTGMFISRPFKPRCDCDDSEEWRISFSRRISSSTGEFLGVAVASMRLAYFEQLFNSLDIGNDSTLSIINDDGILLAQKPHLINDPIGKNFAGRPNIVRILREGAGSFDSVSSVDHLQRLYTFSRVGNLPLTVIVALSGNEVFATWKRTALVISGATGVLCIGLLWLTWLLCRELRLRHHAELELALLAATDALTGVANRRTLDQTLRHEWFRAQRSAKPLSVMMIDADHFKAFNDRHGHQGGDDALRAVAKVICANVRRPSDLVARYGGEEFSVILPETDTAGARQIAEKIRTAVEQMPLVAGDETPITVSIGISTWTTEKEISLEQLLFVADKALYQAKEGGRNRVVASQ; from the coding sequence ATGGTGATGCTTGGCAGCTTGCTGACGGTGATCGCGATTCTCAGCATCGTTGCCTTTCTGCTGATCCGCGAACACGCCAACGCCCAACAATCCGCCACCCGCAGTGCGACCACCATTGCGCAGTTGATCGACGCTGACGTGCTGCGCACCGTCGAGCTCTACGACTTGACCCTGCAAGGCCTGATTGCCGCCTCGCAACGCGAAGACCTGAAACAGGTTTCGCCGCAGATTCGTCACATGGTGCTGTTTGATCGCTCCACCACGGCGCGCTTCAAGGGCGACATTCTGTTGCTGGACCAGCACGGCGAAGTCATTGCCGATTCATCGCTGATCGAGCCCAAGCCCGGTAACTTCGCGGACCGCGACTATTTCCTCGCCCATGCGTTTAACCGCGACACCGGCATGTTCATCAGCCGCCCGTTCAAACCGCGCTGCGACTGCGACGACAGCGAGGAATGGCGGATCAGCTTCAGTCGGCGTATCTCCTCGTCCACGGGCGAGTTTCTAGGTGTTGCCGTGGCGTCGATGCGCCTCGCGTACTTCGAACAGTTATTCAACAGCCTGGACATCGGCAACGACAGCACCCTGAGCATCATCAATGACGACGGCATTCTGCTGGCGCAAAAGCCCCATCTGATCAACGACCCCATCGGCAAGAACTTTGCCGGTCGGCCCAATATCGTGCGCATCCTGCGTGAGGGCGCGGGCAGCTTTGACAGTGTGTCGAGCGTCGATCACCTACAACGCCTGTACACCTTTTCCAGGGTCGGCAACCTGCCATTGACGGTCATCGTCGCGCTCTCCGGCAACGAAGTGTTCGCCACCTGGAAGCGCACTGCGCTGGTGATCAGCGGTGCCACCGGCGTCCTGTGTATCGGCCTGCTCTGGCTGACCTGGCTGCTGTGCCGCGAACTTCGCCTGCGCCATCATGCCGAGCTGGAACTGGCGTTACTGGCCGCCACCGATGCCTTGACCGGTGTCGCCAACCGTCGAACCCTGGATCAAACCCTGCGTCACGAGTGGTTTCGCGCGCAACGCTCCGCAAAACCGCTGTCGGTGATGATGATCGACGCCGACCACTTCAAGGCGTTCAACGATCGACATGGCCACCAGGGCGGCGACGATGCGTTGCGGGCCGTCGCCAAGGTGATCTGCGCCAATGTGCGACGGCCAAGTGATTTGGTGGCGCGGTACGGTGGTGAGGAGTTTTCGGTGATCCTGCCGGAAACGGACACTGCAGGGGCCCGGCAGATCGCTGAAAAAATACGCACGGCGGTGGAGCAGATGCCATTGGTGGCGGGCGATGAAACACCGATTACTGTCAGCATCGGAATCAGCACCTGGACGACAGAAAAAGAAATCAGCCTGGAACAACTGTTGTTTGTGGCAGACAAGGCGCTGTATCAGGCCAAGGAAGGTGGGCGAAATCGGGTGGTGGCTTCGCAGTGA